The following proteins are co-located in the Silene latifolia isolate original U9 population chromosome 1, ASM4854445v1, whole genome shotgun sequence genome:
- the LOC141649966 gene encoding uncharacterized protein LOC141649966, protein MDYLTRTISYAARREGFRFHPLCKELKLTNLMFADDVLMFYNGDATSMILILKAFNTFSGASGLKVSPSKSNVYFTAVRDTLKQDILNVSGFKEGTTDFKYLGMPIQTTRPRRKDCVVLIEKICLRLHGLGAKKLSYAGRLRPFAEISYGMGKWTEYRRVPLVAWKKVCRPKEVGGLGIRDQGLWNKAIVGKLENWIAKKKDSLWVKWVNQVYLKGKPWMEYTPSNESSWAWRKICKTKDDLAAGFDNGIWSVESKGYTTSGCYEWLRERGPKVRWASMVWNRWSLPKHSIFSWLIFNESLNTKSKIHRIGVCDEAICCLCAQSDETQEHLFSKCAYNSTVIKELNAKGKMSIPSDSSLDWGVHRRETKLQRGIQMMVLMAGVYHIWNQRNKARIDGLVEIPEKIATRIIHDIKIRSRKLIKKPLAAKYIRWYETRFGEV, encoded by the exons ATGGACTACTTAACAAGAACTATTAGCTATGCTGCTAGGAGAGAAGGTTTCAGATTTCACCCTTTATGCAAGGAACTTAAACTCACAAAtcttatgtttgcagatgatgttCTGATGTTTTACAACGGGGATGCCACCTCTATGATTCTTATTCTAAAGGCCTTTAATACCTTCTCAGGAGCATCTGGTCTTAAAGTAAGTCCCTCTAAGTCTAATGTTTATTTCACTGCGGTCCGTGATACACTCAAACAAGACATACTCAATGTGTCTGGTTTTAAGGAAGGTACCACTGATTTCAAGTATCTTGGGATGCCCATTCAAACAACTAGACCTAGGAGGAAGGATTGTGTGGTGCTGATAGAAAAGATTTGTCTGAGACTTCATGGATTAGGGGCCAAAAAATTGTCTTATGCTGGGAGACTG AGGCCATTTGCAGAAATTTCCTATGGGATGGGAAAATGGACGGAGTACAGGAGAGTTCCTTTAGTGGCTTGGAAAAAAGTTTGCAGACCTAAAGAGGTAGGAGGATTGGGCATACGTGACCAAGGCCTCTGGAATAAAGCCATAGTGGGTAAATTGGAGAATTGGATAGCTAAGAAGAAGGACAGCTTGTGGGTTAAATGGGTGAATCAGGTATATCTAAAAGGCAAGCCCTGGATGGAGTATACCCCATCCAATGAGTCAAGTTGGGCATGGCGAAAGATTTGTAAGACTAAGGATGACCTGGCTGCGGGATTTGATAATGGTATTTGGAGTGTTGAATCCAAAGGATACACAACAAGTGGTTGCTATGAGTGGCTGCGTGAAAGAGGTCCTAAGGTCAGGTGGGCGAGTATGGTGTGGAATAGGTGGTCTCTACCTAAACACAGCATATTCAGTTGGTTAATCTTCAATGAATCCCTAAATACCAAATCAAAAATACATCGTATAGGAGTTTGTGATGAGGCAATCTGTTGTCTATGTGCTCAATCAGACGAAACGCAAGAGCATTTGTTCTCAAAATGTGCCTACAATAGTACAGTAATCAAGGAATTAAACGCAAAAGGCAAGATGAGCATACCTAGCGATAGCAGCCTAGATTGGGGTGTGCACAGGAGAGAGACGAAGCTCCAAAGGGGGATACAGATGATGGTGTTAATGGCGGGGGTGTACCATATTTGGAATCAGCGAAATAAAGCGCGAATCGATGGTCTGGTGGAGATACCTGAGAAAATCGCCACAAGAATCATCCATGATATCAAAATTCGATCTAGGAAATTGATCAAGAAACCGTTAGCAGCAAAGTATATACGTTGGTATGAGACGAGATTTGGTGAGGTGTGA